In the Actinomycetota bacterium genome, GCGGGGCAGGGGCGAACGGGTGCGTCTCGGGCGTTCGTGATACACAGGGAGCCATATGCAAGGACAACTCGCGATAGCCGTCTTCGTCCTACTCGGCTCGGCCTTCGTGGTCGCGGCGCTGCTCTTCTCGCTCATCTTCCAGCATCGGACGAAGGGCGAGGAGAAGTACGGCCCGTACGAGTGCGGCTCGGACCCCGTCGGCCCGCCCTGGGTGCAGTTCAAGATCGGGTACTACGTCTACGCGCTGCTCTTCGTCGTCTTCGACATCGAGACGGCGTTCCTCTACCCCTGGGCGGTCGCGTACGGGACGCTCGGGCCGTTCGTGCTCGCCGAGATGGCGCTGTTCGTCGCGATCCTGGCGGCGGGCCTCGCGTTCGCCTGGAGGGAGGGCGCGCTCACGTGGCGCTAGACCGCCTGACCGGCGAGCACTCGGTGCTCTTCATCCGCAGCGAGCAGCTCTTCGACACCGCACGCCGGTACTCGCTGTGGTACCTGCTGTTCGGCATCGCGTGCTGCGCCATCGAGATGATGCATGCCGGCGGGCCTCGGTTCGACTTCGACCGGTTCGGGATCTTCCACCGCGGCAGCCCGCGGCAGTCCGACGTGATGATCGTGGCCGGCACGGTGAACAAGAAGATGGCGCACACCGTGAAGCGGCTCTACGAGCAGATGCCGAACCCGAAGTGGGTCATCGCGATGGGCGCGTGCGCGTCGACGGGCGGCCCCTTCCGGGAGTATCCGAACGTGCTCCTCGGCGTCGACCAGGTCGTGCCGGTCGACGTCTACGTGCCGGGCTGCCCGCCGCGGCCCGAGTCGCTGCAGTATGGATTCATGCAACTGCAGGAGAAGATCCGCCGGCAGACGGAGGAGCGCCGTGCCGCTCGACGCGACCGAGCTTAGCCGCCTGCTCGTCGACGCGGGTGTCGTCGCGATCGTGAGCGGCGAGCGGTTCGGCGCGCTCGGGCGCATCGAGGCGGCCGACGCGGCGCCCGCACTCGCGATGCTGAAGACCGCCGGCTTCACGTTCTTCGTCGATGAGTTCGGCGCCGACACCGGCGACGCGCTCGAGGTCACCTGGCACGTCCGGCAGATGGCGCCGGTGCGCGATGCGTACCTGCGCGCGGCGCTGCCGTACGACGGCGTGCTGCCGAGTGTGTGGGAGGTCTTCCCGGCGGCGCTGTACCCGGAGCGCGAGATCGCCGAGATGTTCGGCGTGACGCTCGCGGGCCATCCGAACCCGAAGCGTCTGCTGACGACCGACGAGATCGGCGAGCCGCCGCTTCGCAAGTCCGTGCCGGTGCGCGAACGGCGCGCGGTCGCGCGCCCGGGCATCGTGCGCGACGAAGCGCCCGGCGCGGTGGAGGGCGGTCCGGATGACTGACTCGTCATCCGTCGCGGCCGCATTCCCCGCCGAGGGCGCCTACAGCGCCGGCGTGCTGCCGGCCGGCCTGCGCCGCGTGCCCAAGGGCGTCGACGAGCTGGCCACGGAGCACCTCATCGTGAACATGGGCCCCCAGCATCCGTCGACGCACGGCGTGCTGCACATCCTGCTCGAGCTCGACGGCGAGGAGGTCGTGGCGGCCGAGGCGTCGCTCGGGTATCTGCACCGCGGGATCGAGAAGCTCGCCGAGCACCGCCGCTACAACCAGGTGC is a window encoding:
- a CDS encoding NADH-quinone oxidoreductase subunit C, with translation MDSCNCRRRSAGRRRSAVPLDATELSRLLVDAGVVAIVSGERFGALGRIEAADAAPALAMLKTAGFTFFVDEFGADTGDALEVTWHVRQMAPVRDAYLRAALPYDGVLPSVWEVFPAALYPEREIAEMFGVTLAGHPNPKRLLTTDEIGEPPLRKSVPVRERRAVARPGIVRDEAPGAVEGGPDD
- a CDS encoding NADH-quinone oxidoreductase subunit A; translation: MQGQLAIAVFVLLGSAFVVAALLFSLIFQHRTKGEEKYGPYECGSDPVGPPWVQFKIGYYVYALLFVVFDIETAFLYPWAVAYGTLGPFVLAEMALFVAILAAGLAFAWREGALTWR
- a CDS encoding NADH-quinone oxidoreductase subunit B, whose amino-acid sequence is MEGGRAHVALDRLTGEHSVLFIRSEQLFDTARRYSLWYLLFGIACCAIEMMHAGGPRFDFDRFGIFHRGSPRQSDVMIVAGTVNKKMAHTVKRLYEQMPNPKWVIAMGACASTGGPFREYPNVLLGVDQVVPVDVYVPGCPPRPESLQYGFMQLQEKIRRQTEERRAARRDRA